From a region of the Panicum virgatum strain AP13 chromosome 2K, P.virgatum_v5, whole genome shotgun sequence genome:
- the LOC120686790 gene encoding cytochrome b561, DM13 and DOMON domain-containing protein At5g54830-like yields MAADPPLLALLAGALLAAALAAPAAGAASCPHTNLTANFSADLTMLQHQLRGTVRLAANGTCALELTRFDLLAASPSARFWAADGHSMADLAAGRAFSPLPLNRTFRNASLELPFARPLPRLLALYDPETSSDFGHVFLPNGTASELATSAAAAIERAPTMFDNCIPLSETETYRLRWTLNASAGTVEIGLEAAIGSEYYMAFGWADPKANAPAMIHADVVVSGFTEEGTPFAEDYYISDYTECTLGKDDSPVSGVCPDKVYEDGKNDSILVYGHRRDGVSFVRYVRKLDSEDTKYDLPVGATEEMDVLWAIGKLRPPDTLRQHYLPQNHGGPKDTNFGFVRLNLSETVDNCLGPLDADNKEDQERIIADRKTPLVVTSAPAVRYPNPPNPDKVIYINKKEAPLLKVERGVPVKFSVQAGHDVALYITSDPIGGNATLRNKTEVIYAGGPDAHGVLATPKELVWLPDRNTPDLVYYQSLYEQKMGWKVQVVDGGLSDMYNNSVLLDDQQVTLFWKLSADSISIAARGEKKSGYLAIGFGSGMVNSYTYVAWIGNDGVGRVQTYWIDGKSAAGIHPTSENITYVRCKSENGIITFEFTRPLKPSCSGKVECKNIIDPTTPLKVVWAMGASWSGDDLTDSNMHSVTSSRPIRVLLLGGSAEAEQDLRPVLAVHGFMMFVAWGILLPGGIMAARYLKSLKGDGWYQIHVYLQYSGIAIMFLGVLFAAAELRGFFVSSVHVKFGVLALLLAVLQPLNAKFRPSKPANVEVPSRNRILWEYLHVITGRSAIIVGIVALFTGMKHLGHRYDSENVEELTWALMLWVLSVIVIVLCLEYKEVKRRSSDRSVRGHWVLGNTEEDDSVDLLHPDGTARNSSESGSSAVMEVQLEPLTR; encoded by the coding sequence atggcggccgatCCCCCCCTGCTCGCGCTCCTCGCGGGCGCGCTGCTGgccgcggcgctcgccgccCCGGCAGCGGGGGCCGCGTCGTGCCCGCACACCAACCTCACGGCCAACTTCTCCGCGGACCTCACCATGCTGCAGCACCAGCTCCGCGGCACGGTGCGCCTGGCCGCCAACGGCACCTGCGCGCTCGAGCTCACCCGCTTcgacctcctcgccgcctccccctccgcgCGCTTCTGGGCCGCCGACGGCCACTCCAtggccgacctcgccgccggccgcgccttcTCGCCGCTCCCGCTCAACCGCACCTTCCGGAACGCCTCCCTCGAGCTTCCCTTCGCGCGCCCGCTCCCGCGCCTCCTCGCGCTCTACGACCCCGAAACCTCCTCCGACTTCGGCCACGTCTTCCTCCCCAACGGCACCGCCTCCGAgctcgccacctccgccgccgctgcaatcGAGCGGGCGCCCACCATGTTCGACAACTGCATCCCGCTCTCGGAGACGGAGACCTACCGCCTCCGCTGGACGCTCAACGCCTCCGCCGGAACCGTCGAGATCGGCCTCGAGGCGGCCATCGGCTCCGAGTACTACATGGCATTTGGGTGGGCGGACCCCAAGGCCAACGCCCCCGCCATGATCCACGCCGATGTAGTTGTGTCCGGCTTCACAGAGGAAGGTACACCATTTGCCGAGGACTACTACATAAGCGACTACACCGAGTGCACACTGGGGAAGGATGACTCGCCGGTGTCTGGGGTTTGCCCAGACAAGGTTTACGAGGACGGGAAGAATGATTCAATCCTGGTGTATGGACACCGCCGGGATGGAGTGTCCTTCGTGAGGTATGTGAGGAAGCTTGATTCTGAGGATACAAAGTATGACTTGCCAGTGGGTGCCACGGAGGAAATGGATGTGCTTTGGGCCATTGGGAAGCTGCGGCCGCCGGACACACTGCGGCAGCACTACCTCCCACAGAACCATGGGGGTCCTAAGGACACAAACTTTGGATTTGTCCGGTTGAATTTATCGGAGACAGTGGACAATTGCCTTGGACCGTTGGATGCGGACAATAAGGAGGATCAGGAGAGGATCATCGCAGATCGGAAAACACCACTTGTGGTGACATCTGCTCCAGCAGTGCGCTACCCAAACCCACCAAACCCCGACAAGGTGATTTACATCAACAAGAAGGAGGCGCCACTGCTGAAGGTCGAGAGGGGTGTGCCAGTGAAGTTCTCAGTGCAGGCTGGGCATGATGTGGCACTCTATATCACTTCAGATCCAATTGGTGGGAATGCTACATTGAGGAATAAAACTGAGGTCATATATGCTGGTGGACCTGATGCTCATGGTGTACTAGCGACTCCAAAAGAGCTGGTTTGGCTGCCTGATCGGAATACACCTGATCTAGTCTATTATCAGTCACTGTATGAACAGAAGATGGGATGGAAGGTTCAAGTGGTTGATGGAGGCCTTAGTGACATGTATAATAACAGCGTTCTTTTAGATGATCAACAGGTTACTTTGTTTTGGAAACTGTCGGCGGATTCTATATCTATTGCAGCTCGAGGCGAGAAGAAAAGTGGATACCTTGCTATTGGGTTTGGGAGTGGGATGGTGAATAGCTACACCTATGTTGCTTGGATTGGCAACGATGGGGTTGGGCGAGTACAAACCTATTGGATTGATGGGAAGAGCGCTGCAGGTATCCACCCAACATCTGAGAATATAACATATGTCCGGTGCAAGTCAGAGAATGGCATTATTACATTTGAATTTACCCGCCCTCTTAAACCTTCTTGTAGCGGAAAGGTAGAATGCAAGAACATAATTGATCCAACCACACCCCTTAAGGTTGTTTGGGCCATGGGTGCAAGCTGGTCAGGAGATGATCTAACAGACAGTAACATGCATTCAGTCACAAGCAGTCGGCCTATACGAGTTTTGTTGTTGGGAGGTTCGGCTGAGGCAGAACAGGATTTGCGTCCTGTTCTGGCTGTTCATGGGTTTATGATGTTTGTTGCCTGGGGCATCTTGCTTCCTGGTGGAATAATGGCTGCCCGGTATTTGAAGAGCTTGAAAGGTGATGGGTGGTACCAAATACATGTCTACCTGCAGTACTCAGGAATAGCTATAATGTTTCTTGGCGTCCTTTTCGCTGCAGCCGAGCTCCGTGGCTTCTTTGTCAGCTCAGTGCATGTTAAGTTTGGTGTGCTGGCCCTATTATTGGCAGTTTTGCAGCCACTGAATGCTAAATTCCGGCCTAGTAAACCAGCTAATGTGGAGGTTCCATCTCGGAATCGGATCCTGTGGGAGTACCTGCATGTTATCACAGGCAGGTCGGCGATTATTGTTGGGATCGTGGCGCTGTTCACGGGAATGAAGCATTTAGGCCATAGGTATGACAGTGAGAATGTAGAGGAGCTCACTTGGGCCTTAATGCTGTGGGTGCTTTCGGTTATAGTTATTGTGCTGTGCTTGGAATACAAGGAGGTCAAACGAAGGAGCAGCGACAGAAGTGTCAGAGGGCACTGGGTATTAGGTAACACCGAGGAAGATGATTCAGTTGATCTTTTGCATCCTGATGGTACAGCCAGGAATTCATCAGAGTCTGGTTCTTCTGCCGTGATGGAGGTGCAGCTTGAACCTCTCACTAGATGA